In a single window of the Notamacropus eugenii isolate mMacEug1 chromosome 4, mMacEug1.pri_v2, whole genome shotgun sequence genome:
- the LOC140500822 gene encoding N-acetyllactosaminide beta-1,6-N-acetylglucosaminyl-transferase-like, with amino-acid sequence MPSLMHYLFIVPIFTVVIFILFHMVNLYSDQSLQRLNITSTLVLAKVCNSFIQGKTSFLWENTLTVPGKSCKGYLFQSHYIKTALSEEEAEFPLAYAMVIHKDFETFERLFRAVYMPQNVYCVHVDEKATAEFKDAVGRLVGCFPNAFLASKLEPVVYGGISRLQADLNCMKDLVASKVRWKYLINTCGQDFPLKTNKEIIQHLKGFKGRNITPGVLPPAHAIERTKYIHKEHLSPEASYVINTQALKTPPPHNLTIYFGSAYVALTREFISFVLQDQRAIDLLQWSKDTYSPDEHFWVTLNRIPGQRFGL; translated from the exons ATGCCTTCGTTGATGCATTATCTCTTTATAGTTCCTATCTTTACTGtagttatttttattctgttccaCATGGTTAATTTATATAGCGACCAAAGCCTTCAGAGACTAAATATAACCAGCACTTTGGTTTTAGCCAAAGTCTGCAATTCATTTATCCAAGGGAAAACATCTTTCCTATGGGAAAACACGCTAACAGTGCCTGGGAAATCTTGCAAGGGATACTTGTTCCAAAGTCACTACATAAAAACTGCTCTTTCGGAAGAGGAGGCTGAGTTTCCTTTGGCCTATGCAATGGTCATACATAAAGATTTTGAGACCTTTGAGAGACTCTTCCGGGCGGTTTACATGCCCCAAAATGTTTACTGTGTTCACGTGGATGAGAAGGCAACGGCTGAGTTTAAAGATGCTGTGGGGAGACTGGTGGGCTGCTTCCCCAATGCTTTCCTTGCCTCCAAGTTGGAGCCGGTTGTCTATGGTGGAATATCCAGGCTCCAGGCTGACCTGAACTGCATGAAAGACCTTGTAGCCTCTAAGGTTCGGTGGAAGTACCTCATCAACACTTGTGGCCAAGATTTTCCCCTGAAAACTAACAAGGAAATAATCCAGCATTTGAAAGGATTCAAAGGGAGAAATATCACCCCAGGAGTGCTTCCTCCTGCACATGCTATTGAAAGAACTAAGTACATCCATAAGGAGCATCTGAGTCCAGAAGCATCTTATGTAATAAACACCCAAGCATTAAAAACCCCACCTCCCCATAATCTGACCATTTACTTTGGATCTGCCTATGTTGCCCTTACAAGGGAGTTTATCAGTTTTGTTCTCCAAGATCAAAGAGCCATTGATTTACTGCAATGGTCTAAGGACACCTACAGTCCTGATGAGCATTTCTGGGTGACACTCAATAGGATTCCAG GTCAGAGATTCGGACTTTAA